The sequence CACCTGTTGCTCAACGGCACCACCGGCATCGCGGTCGGCATGGCCACCGACGTGCCGCCGCACAACCTCAATGAAATCGTGTCGGCCTGCGTGCGCCTGCTCGACGACCCCGAGGCGACCGTGCGCGAGCTTTGCGAACACGTGCGCGGCCCCGATTATCCGACCGCCGCGGAGATCATCACGCCGGCCGCCGACCTGCTCCAGATGTACGAGACCGGCTACGGCAGCGTGCGCGCCCGCGGCACGTTCGCGAAGGACGGCACGAACATCGTCATCAACGCCCTGCCCTACCAGGTCTCGCCCTCGAAGGTGATCGAGCAGATCGCCACGCAGATGCGCGCGAAGAAGCTGCCGTGGCTGGAGGACATCCGCGACGAATCCGACCACGAGAACCCGGTGCGCGTGGTGCTCGTGCCGCGCAGCAACCGCGTGGACGTCGAGCAGTTGATGGGCCACCTGTTCGCGACGACGGACATGGAGAAGAGTTTCCGCGTCAACCTCAACGTCATCGGTGTCGATGGTCGTCCGCAGGTCAAGAACCTGCGCCAGTTGCTCACCGAATGGCTGGAGTTCCGCACCGACACGCTGACCCGGCGCCTCAAGCATCGCCTCGAGAAGGTCGAACGCCGCCTGCACCTGTTGGAAGGCCTGCTGGTCGCGTTCCTCAACCTGGACGAAGTGATCCGCATCATCCGCACCGAGGACGAGCCGCGCGATGCGTTGATCGCGCGCTTCGCGCTCTCCGAGGACCAGGCCGACTACATCCTCGACACGCGCCTCAAGCAACTCGCGCGCCTCGAGGAAATGAAGATCCGCGGCGAGCAGGACGAACTGGATCGCGAGCGCGACCAGTTGATGACCATCCTGGGCAACAAGGCGAAGCTGAAGAAGCTGCTGAAGGACGAATTGCTCGCGGACGCGAAGAAATTCGGCGACGCGCGCCGTTCGCCGCTCGTCGCGCGGGGCGCCGCGCAGGCGCTGGACGAAACCGAACTGGTGCCGAGCGAACCGATGACGGTGGTGCTCAGCGAGAAGGGCTGGATCCGCGCGGCAAAGGGTCATGACGTGGACGCGGGTGCGCTCTCGTATCGCGATGGCGATGCGCTGCTCGCGGCCGTGCGCACGCGCAGCACGCAGCAGGTCGCGTTCCTCGATTCGACCGGGCGCAGTTACTCCACCGTCGTACATACGCTGCCCAGCGCGCGCGGCAACGGCGAGCCGCTCACCGGGCGTTTCTCGCCTGCCGCAGGCGCTTCGTTCCAGGCGATCGCGAGTGGCGAAGATGCGACGCGCTTCGTGCTCGCCTCCACGCATGGCTACGGTTTCGTCACGCAGTTCGTGAACCTCACCGGGCGGCAGAAGGCCGGCAAGGCGATGCTCTCGCTCACGCCCGGCGCGAAGGTCGTGCAGCCGGCGCTTGTCTCGGATGCAGCGAGCGATCGCGTCGTCGCGGTCACCACCGCAGGCCACCTGCTCGCCTTCCCGGTGAAGGACCTGCCGGAGCTCGACAAGGGCAAGGGCAACAAGATCATCGAAATCCCGAAGGCGAAGCTCGGCACCGAACGCGTGGTCGCGGTGGCCGTCGTGCCGCAGGGCGGCAAGCTGGTGGTGAAGTCGGGCGCGCGTTCGATGACGCTCTCGTTCAAGGAACTCGACGAGTACGTCGGTGCGCGTGCGTCGCGTGGTGGCTTGCTGCCGCGCGGTTGGCAGAAAGTCGACGGGCTCGCTGTCGAATGAGCGCGCAACAGGATCGCGAGTTCTGGCTCGAACGTTGGCGCGAGGGCCAGATCGGCTTCCACCAGGCGACGCCCTCGCCCTTGCTGGTGGAATGCTGGGACGGCATCGGCGCTGCTTCCGATGCGCGCGTGTACGTGCCGCTGGCGGGC comes from Lysobacter sp. KIS68-7 and encodes:
- the parC gene encoding DNA topoisomerase IV subunit A is translated as MNDTVRPVFHGFEQIPLREYAERAYLDYSMYVVLDRALPFLGDGLKPVQRRIIYAMSELGLNAGAKPKKSARTVGDVIGKYHPHGDSACYEALVLMAQPFSYRYPLIEGQGNFGSSDDPKSFAAMRYTESKLTPIAEVLLGELGQGTVDWTPNFDGTLEEPAWMPARLPHLLLNGTTGIAVGMATDVPPHNLNEIVSACVRLLDDPEATVRELCEHVRGPDYPTAAEIITPAADLLQMYETGYGSVRARGTFAKDGTNIVINALPYQVSPSKVIEQIATQMRAKKLPWLEDIRDESDHENPVRVVLVPRSNRVDVEQLMGHLFATTDMEKSFRVNLNVIGVDGRPQVKNLRQLLTEWLEFRTDTLTRRLKHRLEKVERRLHLLEGLLVAFLNLDEVIRIIRTEDEPRDALIARFALSEDQADYILDTRLKQLARLEEMKIRGEQDELDRERDQLMTILGNKAKLKKLLKDELLADAKKFGDARRSPLVARGAAQALDETELVPSEPMTVVLSEKGWIRAAKGHDVDAGALSYRDGDALLAAVRTRSTQQVAFLDSTGRSYSTVVHTLPSARGNGEPLTGRFSPAAGASFQAIASGEDATRFVLASTHGYGFVTQFVNLTGRQKAGKAMLSLTPGAKVVQPALVSDAASDRVVAVTTAGHLLAFPVKDLPELDKGKGNKIIEIPKAKLGTERVVAVAVVPQGGKLVVKSGARSMTLSFKELDEYVGARASRGGLLPRGWQKVDGLAVE